A section of the Oncorhynchus gorbuscha isolate QuinsamMale2020 ecotype Even-year linkage group LG04, OgorEven_v1.0, whole genome shotgun sequence genome encodes:
- the LOC124034327 gene encoding AP2-associated protein kinase 1-like isoform X18: MKKFFDSRRELASSGPGSGAGGIGSSSSGGSFIGRVFTIGRYQVTVDETVAEGGFAIVFLVRTNQGVRCALKRMYVNNEHDLQVCELEIQIMRDLVGHRNIVGFLDSSITAVGAGDVWEVLILMDFCRGGQVVNLMNQRLQTGFTEPEVLQIFCDTCEAVARLHQCKTPIIHRDLKVENILLHDRGHYVLCDFGSATNRFQNPQTEGVPLVEEEIKKYTTLSYRAPEMINLYNGTVITTKADIWAMGCLLYKLCYFTLPFGESQVAICDGSFTIPDNSRYSPDMHCLIRYMLEPDPEKRPDIYQVSHFSFRLAGIECPIRNVHNSPILTKLPEPIRASEAVARKSQSKARLTDPVPTMETSIAPRSRPKAGGTQPTGILPIQPALTPRKRPNVAAGGPQPIGVLSAAQPAAAVQSVQQAPAAQATSPLAQTTSSQPMATPQHQQGLFMKQQAAAFFSPHQQVNQHQLVQTLYKRQQPPMPAPQSSVAVQPKANPVAPLQPPAGPVPPSPQTAAPPQPAATGPPPQPAATGPAAPDSDSDCDSEPTPLASGRGLHKVGSLTPPSSPKMGPRGGHRRILSDVTHSAVFGVPVSRSTQLLQAAAAEASLNKSKSASTTPSGSPCSSQQSVNQPGEGGAQTAPFAPSGSWNPFGDDNFSKLTAEELLNKDFTKLVETTTGERASLSTENLIPGLQPVSAAGATGKAFPAERSADILSLDAGSEMLSGPDRFNTHSLSGTPEKLIEGLKSPETCLLLPDLLPLVDPFSSCGEGNSNAAAKADTYVDSLILGLDTASASLQGGHSRSNSGSSESSIPNMARSLLLVDQLIDL; the protein is encoded by the exons ATGAAGAAGTTCTTCGATTCACGCCGGGAACTTGCGAGTTCCGGGCCTGGTTCTGGAGCAGGTGGCATTGGGTCGAGCAGCAGCGGTGGCAGTTTTATTGGACGGGTTTTCACCATTGGACGGTATCAAGTGACCGTTGATGAAACTGTTGCTGAAG gaGGCTTTGCCATTGTGTTCCTGGTGCGGACCAACCAGGGGGTGCGCTGTGCTCTGAAGAGAATGTACGTCAACAACGAGCACGACCTGCAGGTCTGCGAGCTGGAGATCCAGATCATG AGGGACCTCGTGGGCCACAGGAACATTGTGGGTTTCCTGGACTCCAGTATAACTGCAGTGGGAGCAGGAGATGTCTGGGAGGTCCTCATCCTCATGGACTTCTGTCGTG GTGGTCAGGTGGTGAACCTGATGAATCAGCGTCTGCAGACAGGCTTCACTGAGCCAGAGGTGCTGCAGATCTTCTGTGACACCTGCGAGGCCGTGGCCCGACTCCACCAGTGCAAGACGCCAATCATCCATCGAGACCTCAAG GTGGAGAATATCCTGCTCCATGACCGGGGACACTATGTGTTGTGTGACTTTGGCAGTGCCACCAACCGCTTCCAGAACCCTCAGACAGAGGGCGTTCCACTGGTGGAGGAGGAAATCAAGAA GTACACTACTCTGTCATACCGAGCCCCAGAGATGATCAACCTCTATAATGGCACGGTCATCACTACAAAGGCAGACATCTGG GCTATGGGATGCCTGCTGTATAAGCTGTGCTACTTCACCCTGCCGTTTGGGGAGAGCCAGGTGGCCATCTGTGATGGCAGCTTCACTATTCCAGACAACTCCCGCTACTCCCCGGACATGCACTGCCTCATCA GATACATGCTGGAGCCTGACCCTGAGAAGAGACCAGATATCTACCAAGTGTCCCACTTCTCCTTCAGGCTTGCCGGGATAGAATGCCCCATCCGGAACGTACAT AACTCCCCTATTCTTACAAAACTCCCCGAACCAATCAGAGCCAGTGAAGCTGTGGCCAGAAAAAGTCAATCCAAAGCCAG GCTCACAGACCCTGTCCCCACAATGGAGACCTCCATCGCACCCCGTTCACGCCCCAAAGCTGGAGGGACCCAGCCCACAGGCATCCTGCCCATCCAGCCAGCCCTCACCCCACGCAAGAGACCCAACGTGGCTGCAGGAGGGCCCCAGCCCATAG GTGTTTTATCCGCCGCCCAGCCTGCTGCTGCTGTCCAATCGGTTCAGCAGGCACCTGCTGCACAGGCCACATCCCCACTGGCTCAGACCACCTCTTCGCAACCCATGGCCACGCCCCAGCACCAGCAGGGTCTCTTCATGAAACAGCAGGCAGCAGCCTTTTTCAGCCCACATCAGCAAGTCAACCAG CATCAGCTGGTGCAGACCCTCTACAAACGGCAGCAGCCTCCCATGCCGGCCCCCCAGAGCTCTGTGGCTGTGCAGCCCAAAGCTAATCCTGTTGCTCCTCTGCAGCCACCAGCTGGCCCTGTGCCCCCCTCCCCCCAAACAGCAGCTCCCCCTCAGCCTGCAGCCACAGGACCTCCCCCTCAGCCTGCAGCCACAGGGCCTGCTGCACCTGATTccgactctgactgtgactctgagcCCACG CCTCTGGCATCTGGCCGTGGGCTCCACAAGGTTGGCTCCCTgacacccccctcctccccaaaGATGGGCCCCCGGGGTGGCCACAGGCGCATACTGAGCGATGTCACCCACAGTGCTGTGTTTGGGGTCCCAGTCAGCAGGTCCACCCAGCTACTGCAGGCGGCTGCAGCCGAGGCCAGCCTCAACAAGTCCAA GTCAGCCAGCACCACCCCCTCTggctccccctgctcctcccagCAGAGTGTGAACCAGCCAGGTGAGGGCGGTGCCCAGACAGCTCCCTTTGCACCGTCTGGCAGCTGGAACCCGTTTGGTGACGACAACTTCTCCAAGCTCACTGCTGAGGAGCTACTCAACAAGGATTTTACCAAGCTGGTCGAAA CTACAACAGGGGAGAGGGCCAGCCTCTCCACAGAGAACCTCATTCCAGGTCTGCAGCCTGTCTCTGCTGCTGGTGCTACAGGCAAGGCTTTCCCAG CTGAGAGATCTGCTGACATCCTGAGTTTGGATGCAGGCTCAGAGATGTTGAGTGGCCCGGACCGCTttaacacacactccctctctggcACCCCAG AGAAGCTGATTGAGGGACTGAAGTCCCCTGAGACTTGTCTGCTGCTCCCTGACCTTTTGCCCCTGGTTGACCCCTTCAGCAGCTGTGGAGAGGGCAATAGCAATG CTGCAGCTAAGGCTGATACGTATGTGGACTCTCTGATCCTGGGTCTGGACACAGCCTCCGCCAGCCTGCAAG
- the LOC124034327 gene encoding AP2-associated protein kinase 1-like isoform X17, which translates to MKKFFDSRRELASSGPGSGAGGIGSSSSGGSFIGRVFTIGRYQVTVDETVAEGGFAIVFLVRTNQGVRCALKRMYVNNEHDLQVCELEIQIMRDLVGHRNIVGFLDSSITAVGAGDVWEVLILMDFCRGGQVVNLMNQRLQTGFTEPEVLQIFCDTCEAVARLHQCKTPIIHRDLKVENILLHDRGHYVLCDFGSATNRFQNPQTEGVPLVEEEIKKYTTLSYRAPEMINLYNGTVITTKADIWAMGCLLYKLCYFTLPFGESQVAICDGSFTIPDNSRYSPDMHCLIRYMLEPDPEKRPDIYQVSHFSFRLAGIECPIRNVHNSPILTKLPEPIRASEAVARKSQSKARLTDPVPTMETSIAPRSRPKAGGTQPTGILPIQPALTPRKRPNVAAGGPQPIGVLSAAQPAAAVQSVQQAPAAQATSPLAQTTSSQPMATPQHQQGLFMKQQAAAFFSPHQQVNQHQLVQTLYKRQQPPMPAPQSSVAVQPKANPVAPLQPPAGPVPPSPQTAAPPQPAATGPPPQPAATGPAAPDSDSDCDSEPTPLASGRGLHKVGSLTPPSSPKMGPRGGHRRILSDVTHSAVFGVPVSRSTQLLQAAAAEASLNKSKSASTTPSGSPCSSQQSVNQPGEGGAQTAPFAPSGSWNPFGDDNFSKLTAEELLNKDFTKLVETTTGERASLSTENLIPGLQPVSAAGATGKAFPAERSADILSLDAGSEMLSGPDRFNTHSLSGTPEKLIEGLKSPETCLLLPDLLPLVDPFSSCGEGNSNAAAKADTYVDSLILGLDTASASLQDSAYLMSGFQPPEAGEKGTEDEFDPIPVLISKNSNNQGGHSRSNSGSSESSIPNMARSLLLVDQLIDL; encoded by the exons ATGAAGAAGTTCTTCGATTCACGCCGGGAACTTGCGAGTTCCGGGCCTGGTTCTGGAGCAGGTGGCATTGGGTCGAGCAGCAGCGGTGGCAGTTTTATTGGACGGGTTTTCACCATTGGACGGTATCAAGTGACCGTTGATGAAACTGTTGCTGAAG gaGGCTTTGCCATTGTGTTCCTGGTGCGGACCAACCAGGGGGTGCGCTGTGCTCTGAAGAGAATGTACGTCAACAACGAGCACGACCTGCAGGTCTGCGAGCTGGAGATCCAGATCATG AGGGACCTCGTGGGCCACAGGAACATTGTGGGTTTCCTGGACTCCAGTATAACTGCAGTGGGAGCAGGAGATGTCTGGGAGGTCCTCATCCTCATGGACTTCTGTCGTG GTGGTCAGGTGGTGAACCTGATGAATCAGCGTCTGCAGACAGGCTTCACTGAGCCAGAGGTGCTGCAGATCTTCTGTGACACCTGCGAGGCCGTGGCCCGACTCCACCAGTGCAAGACGCCAATCATCCATCGAGACCTCAAG GTGGAGAATATCCTGCTCCATGACCGGGGACACTATGTGTTGTGTGACTTTGGCAGTGCCACCAACCGCTTCCAGAACCCTCAGACAGAGGGCGTTCCACTGGTGGAGGAGGAAATCAAGAA GTACACTACTCTGTCATACCGAGCCCCAGAGATGATCAACCTCTATAATGGCACGGTCATCACTACAAAGGCAGACATCTGG GCTATGGGATGCCTGCTGTATAAGCTGTGCTACTTCACCCTGCCGTTTGGGGAGAGCCAGGTGGCCATCTGTGATGGCAGCTTCACTATTCCAGACAACTCCCGCTACTCCCCGGACATGCACTGCCTCATCA GATACATGCTGGAGCCTGACCCTGAGAAGAGACCAGATATCTACCAAGTGTCCCACTTCTCCTTCAGGCTTGCCGGGATAGAATGCCCCATCCGGAACGTACAT AACTCCCCTATTCTTACAAAACTCCCCGAACCAATCAGAGCCAGTGAAGCTGTGGCCAGAAAAAGTCAATCCAAAGCCAG GCTCACAGACCCTGTCCCCACAATGGAGACCTCCATCGCACCCCGTTCACGCCCCAAAGCTGGAGGGACCCAGCCCACAGGCATCCTGCCCATCCAGCCAGCCCTCACCCCACGCAAGAGACCCAACGTGGCTGCAGGAGGGCCCCAGCCCATAG GTGTTTTATCCGCCGCCCAGCCTGCTGCTGCTGTCCAATCGGTTCAGCAGGCACCTGCTGCACAGGCCACATCCCCACTGGCTCAGACCACCTCTTCGCAACCCATGGCCACGCCCCAGCACCAGCAGGGTCTCTTCATGAAACAGCAGGCAGCAGCCTTTTTCAGCCCACATCAGCAAGTCAACCAG CATCAGCTGGTGCAGACCCTCTACAAACGGCAGCAGCCTCCCATGCCGGCCCCCCAGAGCTCTGTGGCTGTGCAGCCCAAAGCTAATCCTGTTGCTCCTCTGCAGCCACCAGCTGGCCCTGTGCCCCCCTCCCCCCAAACAGCAGCTCCCCCTCAGCCTGCAGCCACAGGACCTCCCCCTCAGCCTGCAGCCACAGGGCCTGCTGCACCTGATTccgactctgactgtgactctgagcCCACG CCTCTGGCATCTGGCCGTGGGCTCCACAAGGTTGGCTCCCTgacacccccctcctccccaaaGATGGGCCCCCGGGGTGGCCACAGGCGCATACTGAGCGATGTCACCCACAGTGCTGTGTTTGGGGTCCCAGTCAGCAGGTCCACCCAGCTACTGCAGGCGGCTGCAGCCGAGGCCAGCCTCAACAAGTCCAA GTCAGCCAGCACCACCCCCTCTggctccccctgctcctcccagCAGAGTGTGAACCAGCCAGGTGAGGGCGGTGCCCAGACAGCTCCCTTTGCACCGTCTGGCAGCTGGAACCCGTTTGGTGACGACAACTTCTCCAAGCTCACTGCTGAGGAGCTACTCAACAAGGATTTTACCAAGCTGGTCGAAA CTACAACAGGGGAGAGGGCCAGCCTCTCCACAGAGAACCTCATTCCAGGTCTGCAGCCTGTCTCTGCTGCTGGTGCTACAGGCAAGGCTTTCCCAG CTGAGAGATCTGCTGACATCCTGAGTTTGGATGCAGGCTCAGAGATGTTGAGTGGCCCGGACCGCTttaacacacactccctctctggcACCCCAG AGAAGCTGATTGAGGGACTGAAGTCCCCTGAGACTTGTCTGCTGCTCCCTGACCTTTTGCCCCTGGTTGACCCCTTCAGCAGCTGTGGAGAGGGCAATAGCAATG CTGCAGCTAAGGCTGATACGTATGTGGACTCTCTGATCCTGGGTCTGGACACAGCCTCCGCCAGCCTGCAAG